Proteins co-encoded in one Candidatus Binatia bacterium genomic window:
- a CDS encoding transposase — YSSYDNLELVESLGAKPFIPFKSNAKAVAKSHRRPASKTWTRLYHYFQLNREEFLPHYHRRSNVESTFSMIKRVIGDTLRSKDPVGQINETLLMVVCHNIRCLIHEMIKLGITPMLEGTACAPVLEAVRQLPAR; from the coding sequence TACAGCAGCTACGACAACCTGGAGCTGGTCGAAAGCCTTGGAGCCAAGCCATTCATCCCCTTCAAGTCGAACGCGAAGGCCGTGGCGAAGTCGCACCGTCGCCCCGCGTCCAAGACGTGGACCCGGCTCTATCACTACTTCCAACTGAATCGCGAAGAGTTCTTACCGCACTATCACCGCCGCTCGAATGTCGAGAGCACATTCAGTATGATCAAGCGCGTGATCGGCGACACGCTGCGCAGCAAGGACCCGGTGGGCCAAATCAACGAGACGTTGCTGATGGTTGTGTGCCACAATATCCGGTGCCTGATCCATGAAATGATCAAACTCGGCATCACGCCGATGTTGGAAGGGACGGCCTGTGCGCCAGTTCTTGAGGCTGTGCGCCAATTACCCGCCCGGTAG